In the Thermoanaerobacterales bacterium genome, CTGCTTACTCCACCGTGAGCGGGGGTGCTCGTGCCGCCTAGACCTCCATAATAATCGGAAGGATCATCGGGCGCCGCCCGGTCTTTTCGTAGAGGAACTTGCTGAGTGTGTCACGGGTTTCCGACTTGATCGTCGCCCATTCCGTGATCTTACGCTGCATGCACTGGTCCAGCGTAGCCCGCACGCGTTCCCGGGCCTCGTCCATCAGGTGTTCCGACTCGCGCACGTAAACGAAGCCGCGCGAGACGATGTCCGGACCGGCGAGAACCATTCCGTTCTCGATGTCGATGGTCACTACCACGATCAGGATACCGTCCTGGGCCAGCTGTTTGCGGTCGCGCAGGACAATGTTACCCACGTCGCCCACGCCCAAACCGTCTACCAGAACGCGACCGGCGGTCACGCGCCCGGCGACGCGCCCTGCCTTGCGGGTGAATTCGAGAACCATGCCGTTCTCCGGGACAAAGACGTTCTCCGCAGGCACCCCCATCTCCCGGGCCAGTTCGGCGTGCTTCTTCAGCATGCGGTACTCGCCGTGAACCGGTACAAAGAACTTCGGGCGGACGAGGCTGATCATCAGCTTAAGCTCCTGCTGGCTCGGATGCCCGGAAACGTGGATGCCCGACGCCGGCTCGTAGTACACGTTCGCCCCACGCCGGAAGAGGTGGTCGATAACGCGGGCCACCAGCTTCTCGTTCCCGGGGATGGGCGAGGCGGAAATAATGATCGAATCCCCCGGGACAATCTCCACCTGCCGGTGATCGCTGAGGGCCATCCGTGTCAGGGCGGACATCGGCTCACCCTGGCTGCCGGTCGTCAAGAGAACCACCTGGCTACGCGGCAGGCGATTGGCCTCCTCCAGTTCGACCAATGTCCCCGGCGGGATCTGTAAGTAGCCCAGCTCGTGGGCGATATTCACGACGTTGACCATGCTCCGCCCGACCACGGCCACCTTGCGGTTATACTTATGTGCCGTGGTAATCGCCTGCTGCAGCCGGTGAACGTTGGAGGCAAAGGTGGCGACCAGGATACGCTCCTTCGCCGTGCCGAAGACCTGATCAAACATCGCCCCCACGGCGCTCTCGGACTCGGTATAGCCCGGGCGCTCCACGTTGGTGCTGTCCGAAAGAAGAACCAAGACGCCCCTTTCACCCACCTGAGAAAAACGGTGCAGATCGGTGATCTGGCCGTCCACGGGGGTGTAGTCGATCTTGAAGTCTCCGGTGTGCACCACCGTGCCTATCGGGGTGTTAATAACCATCGCCACCGCATCCGGCACGCTGTGGGAAACGCGGATGAACTCCACGGTAAAGCAACCGATAGAAACGCTCTCCCGCGGTTTGACGGCATGAAGTTCCACCTGCCCTTCAAAGCCCTGCTCTCTAAGCTTGCCTTCCAGGAGACCGAGGGTGAGCCGGGTACCGTACACGGGAATGTTAATCTGCTTCAGGACGTAAGGAAGGCCGCCGATATGGTCTTCATGGCCGTGGGTTAAAACGATCGCCCGCACCCGCTCACGGTTTTCGATAAGGTACGTGACGTCCGGGATGACGATATCAATCCCGAGGAGTTCTTCCTCCGGAAACATAAGACCGGCGTCGATAACCAGGATATCGTTACCATAGCGGATGGCGGTCATGTTTTTGCCGATCTCGCCCAGACCGCCCAATGGGACAATCTGAAGTTTTTGCTCGCGCGTCAGGTATGCACCTCCTGCCGTGCGGGCGTAAAACCATCAGCATGAAACAAGAGGGCACTGCATGTCCTGGATCCGGTCACCATGGGGGAGCCCCGCGGTACTCCGGCGACCCATGGCCACGGCTCTGCCTGGACGCCCTCCGTTCCTGTTGCGGCATCACGCCCGACGCATGATTTTGCTTTTACTGAAACAGCGGTACCCGTCCGTCCTATCAGCTATTGTCAATTATATCGAATAAGCGCATAGGAAACAAGCGGCAGGCTTTTCCCCCCGGCGCGGCCGTACCACGGCTTGTGGCGCAGCCGGACCGGAAGGAATGGAGGTCGAAGGGTCTAAAAAAGCCGGGCGGTAAAGCCTGGCTGTACTGTTATGGGGCAGAAGCCGCTACATTAGCCCCGCTTCCTTGAGGAGCCCGCGGAGGATTTCCTTTTCCTGCTCCGCGGCCTCCACCAAGGGCAGCCGCGGCGGGCCGACGTTGAAACCCAGCAGGTTCAATGCCGCCTTCACGGGAACAGGGTTGGTGGCGATGAACATCCCCTTCATCAATGGGAACAATTCACGATGCAGCTTGGCCGCCAGCACAACGTTGCCGGAACGGAAAGCGTTAACCATCTCCGCCAGGCGGGGCCCCACCAGGTGTGAGACGACACTCACAATACCACGGCCGCCGACCGCCAGTATCGGCAAGGTCATAGCGTCGTCTCCGCTGTAGACGGCGAAGGTCTCGGGCACGCGGCGGATGATCTCCGTCACCTGTTCCAGGCTGCCGCTCGCTTCTTTGACCGCCACGATGTTTGGGACCTCGGCCAGGCGCGCCACGGTGGCCGGCAGCAGGTTGACACCAGTGCGCCCCGGTATGTTATAGAGCATCACCGGCAGGGCGGTGCTTTCGGCGATGGCCCGGAAATGCCGGTAAAGCCCGTCCTGCGATGGCTTGTTATAATACGGGCACACAAGGAGCAGGGCGTCGGCGCCGGCACGTTCGGCGGCCCGGCTCAAGACGATACTCTCCTCGGTGTTGTAACTCCCGGTACCCGCTACCACGACTGCGCGCCCGCCGACCTCCTCCACGACAACCCGAAAGAGTTCTACCTTCTCTTCCGGAGACAGGGTCGGCGATTCCCCGGTGGTACCGCTGACCACCAATCCGTCCGAGCCGTTGTCAACCAGGTGGCGCGCCAGTTTACGTGCCTGGGGAAGGTTCAATCCCCCCCTTTCGTCAAAGGGGGTCACCATGGCCGTTATCACGCGTCCGAAATCAAGGCTCAATGTGGCCGACACCTCCCATATTTAAAGCCCCCCTGCCTATCCGTCCCCGAGATGGAAGGCGCGGTAAAGGGCGCGTATGGCTCGCTCCATATCCTCGCCGGGCACGAGCACCCAGATGGTCGTGTAGGAATCCGACGACTGCAGGATCGGGATGTTTTCGGCGGCGAGCGTACTCACGATACGGCCCATCACGCCGGGCACCCCTGTCATCGCGGCGCCTACGGCGGCCACCTTGGCGCAGTCCGGCCGGACGGACGGGCGAAGCCCCAAACCATCCAGGATGCCTGCGGCCCTCTCCGCCATCGCCTCCCGGACCGTAAATGCCACCAGGTCCGGGTGAACGTTAATCAGGTCCACTGAGATTCCGGCCTCGCCCAGCGCGTTAAACAATGAGGCCGCCGCATTACGCCCCGCGACGGGGACGGAAAACTGTGTGATATTCCGGATGTAGGTAATACCCGTCAGCAAGCGGTCGGTCGTAATGTCGATGGCTCCGGGGAACACTTCCGCGTGACTCGTGATTAGTGTACCCGGAGCGCCGGAGAAGGTCGACTTGACGCGGAGCGGGATATTCTTCTGCATCGCAATCTCGACCGCGCGCGGGTGGATGACCTTCGCTCCCTCTTGCGCCAGCTGGCAGATTTCATTATAAGTAACCTTTTCCAGAAGCCGTGCCTCGCCCACGATCCGGGGATCCGCCGTCATAACCCCGTCGACGTCGGTGTAAATGTCAATCGCCGCGGCATCGAGGGCGACAGCAAGGGCCGCGGCGGTAGTGTCACTACCCCCCCGTCCGAGAGTCGTCACTTCCCCGTCTTCACTAATCCCCTGGAAACCCGCTACCACGGCGATCCGCCCTTCGGCGGCCGCGTTGAGAATGGACCGCGGCTCGACGCGGAGAATGCGTGCCTCGGTGAAGTTTCCGCTCGTGATGATGCCCGCCTGCGCGCCCGTGAGGCTGAAGGCCTCAAGACCGCGCCGGCGCAGGGTCGCGGCCGTGAGCACGGCGGAAATAATCTCCCCGCAGGACAGGAGCAGGTCCTGCTCGCGTCCGGGCAGTTGGTCATCAATATCCCGCACCAGGTTGAGCAGGCTGTCGGTCGCATAAGGATCTCCCAGCCGGCCGATGGCCGAGACAACAACCACGGGGTGGAAGCCCTGCTTAACGGTCTCCAGGACGCGCTCAGCCATCTTAGACCGCAATTCGGGGGTTGCTACCGAGGTGCCCCCGAACTTCAGCACCAGAAACCGCATAGACCCGGAAACCTCCCCCAGTCTCTTTTCCCTTATACCATCCCGTATGCTATAAGGGTTTCAGCAATCTGGACGGCGTTGGTGGCCGCGCCCTTGCGGAGCTGGTCGGCAACAACGAAGAAGTTCAGGCCTTGCTCGGTAGAGTTGTCCCGGCGGATACGGCCCACAAAGACCTCATCACGGTCGCAGGTCTCGACGG is a window encoding:
- a CDS encoding ribonuclease J, translated to MTREQKLQIVPLGGLGEIGKNMTAIRYGNDILVIDAGLMFPEEELLGIDIVIPDVTYLIENRERVRAIVLTHGHEDHIGGLPYVLKQINIPVYGTRLTLGLLEGKLREQGFEGQVELHAVKPRESVSIGCFTVEFIRVSHSVPDAVAMVINTPIGTVVHTGDFKIDYTPVDGQITDLHRFSQVGERGVLVLLSDSTNVERPGYTESESAVGAMFDQVFGTAKERILVATFASNVHRLQQAITTAHKYNRKVAVVGRSMVNVVNIAHELGYLQIPPGTLVELEEANRLPRSQVVLLTTGSQGEPMSALTRMALSDHRQVEIVPGDSIIISASPIPGNEKLVARVIDHLFRRGANVYYEPASGIHVSGHPSQQELKLMISLVRPKFFVPVHGEYRMLKKHAELAREMGVPAENVFVPENGMVLEFTRKAGRVAGRVTAGRVLVDGLGVGDVGNIVLRDRKQLAQDGILIVVVTIDIENGMVLAGPDIVSRGFVYVRESEHLMDEARERVRATLDQCMQRKITEWATIKSETRDTLSKFLYEKTGRRPMILPIIMEV
- the dapA gene encoding 4-hydroxy-tetrahydrodipicolinate synthase, whose translation is MSLDFGRVITAMVTPFDERGGLNLPQARKLARHLVDNGSDGLVVSGTTGESPTLSPEEKVELFRVVVEEVGGRAVVVAGTGSYNTEESIVLSRAAERAGADALLLVCPYYNKPSQDGLYRHFRAIAESTALPVMLYNIPGRTGVNLLPATVARLAEVPNIVAVKEASGSLEQVTEIIRRVPETFAVYSGDDAMTLPILAVGGRGIVSVVSHLVGPRLAEMVNAFRSGNVVLAAKLHRELFPLMKGMFIATNPVPVKAALNLLGFNVGPPRLPLVEAAEQEKEILRGLLKEAGLM
- the dapG gene encoding aspartate kinase, whose amino-acid sequence is MRFLVLKFGGTSVATPELRSKMAERVLETVKQGFHPVVVVSAIGRLGDPYATDSLLNLVRDIDDQLPGREQDLLLSCGEIISAVLTAATLRRRGLEAFSLTGAQAGIITSGNFTEARILRVEPRSILNAAAEGRIAVVAGFQGISEDGEVTTLGRGGSDTTAAALAVALDAAAIDIYTDVDGVMTADPRIVGEARLLEKVTYNEICQLAQEGAKVIHPRAVEIAMQKNIPLRVKSTFSGAPGTLITSHAEVFPGAIDITTDRLLTGITYIRNITQFSVPVAGRNAAASLFNALGEAGISVDLINVHPDLVAFTVREAMAERAAGILDGLGLRPSVRPDCAKVAAVGAAMTGVPGVMGRIVSTLAAENIPILQSSDSYTTIWVLVPGEDMERAIRALYRAFHLGDG